Proteins found in one Maridesulfovibrio sp. genomic segment:
- a CDS encoding rhomboid family intramembrane serine protease, with amino-acid sequence MIPIRDNVPCLTTPYVLRGIIILNIAVFIFEQLLTPQGRLALFHLLGVVPARFFHPEWAVASGYPDALILPFFSYMFLHSGWLHIILNMWMLWIFADNIEDAMGHGRFIVFYLVCGLIAIGIQMAINPSASAPVIGASGAVAGIMGAYMLLYPHGQVLTLFPVIIIPFFFKIPASLFLGLWFILQIFTGVADHFGAGTQKVAWAAHVGGFVAGMILARLFVQKNRCVYCYVPEKKDYELPDDF; translated from the coding sequence CTATGTTTTGCGAGGGATAATAATTTTAAACATCGCGGTTTTCATCTTCGAGCAACTACTTACTCCCCAGGGACGGCTTGCGCTTTTTCATTTGCTTGGAGTAGTCCCGGCCAGATTTTTCCATCCGGAATGGGCAGTGGCTTCAGGCTACCCAGACGCTCTGATCCTGCCGTTTTTCTCCTACATGTTTCTGCACAGCGGCTGGCTGCATATTATCTTAAATATGTGGATGCTCTGGATTTTCGCGGATAATATCGAGGATGCCATGGGGCACGGAAGATTTATCGTGTTCTATCTGGTCTGCGGCCTCATCGCGATAGGTATACAGATGGCTATCAATCCGTCAGCCAGTGCTCCTGTAATAGGCGCCTCCGGAGCTGTAGCCGGAATTATGGGAGCATATATGCTTCTTTATCCGCACGGTCAGGTGCTGACACTCTTCCCGGTTATCATCATCCCCTTTTTCTTTAAGATTCCAGCCTCACTTTTTTTAGGACTCTGGTTCATTCTCCAGATTTTTACAGGTGTAGCAGACCATTTTGGTGCAGGAACGCAAAAGGTAGCATGGGCCGCTCATGTCGGCGGTTTTGTGGCCGGAATGATCCTGGCCCGCCTTTTTGTTCAGAAAAATCGCTGTGTTTATTGTTATGTACCGGAGAAAAAAGATTATGAATTGCCAGATGACTTTTAA
- a CDS encoding heavy metal-associated domain-containing protein has product MKKVEVKGMSCMHCVNSVEKALSSVEGVTDVKVSLDDACATYEETTPVDDAKIKEIITKIGFEAGEVK; this is encoded by the coding sequence ATGAAAAAAGTAGAAGTTAAAGGTATGAGCTGCATGCACTGCGTAAATTCCGTTGAGAAGGCTCTGAGCTCTGTTGAAGGCGTTACTGATGTCAAGGTCAGCCTTGACGATGCATGCGCTACCTATGAAGAAACTACCCCGGTTGATGATGCCAAGATTAAGGAAATCATAACCAAAATTGGTTTTGAGGCCGGCGAAGTTAAGTAA